From a region of the Panicum virgatum strain AP13 chromosome 2K, P.virgatum_v5, whole genome shotgun sequence genome:
- the LOC120694683 gene encoding cytochrome P450 3A19-like, with translation MSKDFLDSRSFSQHMAFNIIGATLFGDAFLDWSDSVTYEELLMMVAKDGCFWASYAVCPFWKPSYRRYRTLCAKLKILTESIIRKSRDQNISVHHFDQRSYQKSEGMMAGHFLLGAAEGPRSSEEELCGNTIGLMLHGISASANLIGNILTRLSISPKLQDQLHVEIAAACNESSELEVDDVLRMQFLLATVCESARLLPAGPLLQRCSLKHDLTLGLGITVPAGAILVVPLHLVQMDASVWGNDAGQFNPHRFLKKDIDLGDILTAPSGLNGMNLSNDCAKTESFLPFGSGSRACVGQKFVILAISMLIASLLRNYEVQPHPSLSKEVGSEVDSSNFHHLPNSKIILTKRF, from the exons ATGTCCAAGGATTTTCTGGACAGTAGATCTTTCTCCCAGCACATGGCATTTAACATCATTGGTGCAACTCTTTTTGGCGATGCCTTCTTGGATTGGTCTGACTCTGTTACTTATGAGGAACTTCTTATGATGGTTGCAAAGGATGGTTGCTTTTGGGCTTCTTATGCAGTTTGTCCATTTTGGAAGCCTAGTTATAGGAGGTACCGGACCCTATGTGCTAAGCTGAAGATATTGACAGAGAGCATCATAAGAAAATCAAGAGACCAAAACATTTCAGTTCATCACTTTGATCAGAGATCCTATCAGAAAAGCGAAGGGATGATGGCAGGCCATTTTCTCCTTGGGGCTGCTGAAGGACCACGTAGTTCAGAAGAGGAGCTATGTGGAAACACCATAGGTTTGATGTTGCACGGTATTTCCGCTTCAGCTAACTTGATTGGTAACATTTTGACAAGGCTTTCCATATCCCCAAAGTTGCAAGATCAG CTACATGTGGAGATTGCTGCAGCCTGCAATGAATCATCTGAACTGGAGGTTGATGATGTGCTTAGGATGCAATTTCTACTTGCTACTGTATGTGAATCTGCTCGCCTTTTGCCTGCGGGACCTCTTCTGCAGAGGTGTTCATTGAAACACG ATTTGACTCTTGGCTTGGGCATCACTGTGCCAGCTGGAGCAATATTGGTAGTTCCTTTGCATCTTGTCCAAATGGATGCTTCTGTGTGGGGCAATGATGCTGGCCAGTTCAATCCTCATCGGTTCCTCAAAAAGGACATTGATCTTGGAG ATATATTAACAGCGCCCAGTGGCTTGAATGGGATGAATCTTTCCAACGACTGTGCTAAGACTGAGTCATTTCTTCCATTTGGTTCTGGAAGTCGAGCATGTGTTGGCCAGAAGTTTGTGATTCTTGCGATATCTATGTTGATTGCCAGTCTGCTCCGCAACTATGAG